Genomic segment of Triticum aestivum cultivar Chinese Spring chromosome 6A, IWGSC CS RefSeq v2.1, whole genome shotgun sequence:
TCTCAGTCCGCCGTCTTCTGCTGTCATGAGATACCCCTTGCCATCTGCGGGTCTCTCGAGCAtggagaaacaccgggaaccaagGTGGCACTGAATGATACCATCCAAGTCAAAGTACAGGGTATCACTCACAAGCACACTAGGCGAGCCACGGATATAACTATACTTGAGGACATTTGGATGGGAAACACTTGTAAGAGCACTCCACAACTCTGTCTCGGACGAGTAGAGCCAACCTAGGGTCACCCTTTGCTCGTGATTGGTGGTCACGATGACCACACTGAAGTGTCCTCCCTGGCAATCGTGGTGGTCGCAGCCTTGTGTGGCGCAGAGCACGGCCACACTGTACCAGAGCAAACGATTGTCCATCGGTGTGGGAATGTGATGCCCATGGCCCGTCAGAGGGTCCAGGACGGTCAGGTGAACGGTATCCCCCTGCCAGTACTGGTCGTATGAGTCAAAGACGTAGCGTCCGTGGCGGCAGTCCAGGGCCTTCAGGGCAGCGGCGACCAAGTGTGAAAGGTCTGCCAGTACTGGTCGTATGAGTCAAAGACGTAGCGTCCGTGGCGGCAGTCCAGGGCCTTCAGGGCAGCGGCGACCAAGTGTGAAAGGTCTGCCAGTACTGGTCGTATGAGTCAAAGACGTAGCGTCCGTGGCGGCAGTCCAGGGCCTTCAGGGCAGCGGCGACCAAGTGTGAAAGGTCTGGTAGGGTTGGAAGCGCAGATATGGCGAGGAAGCTTGCGGCCTCTTGGACGAGCCCCAGGACGGGAGGTGCCCCGTGGAACTCGCGGTAGCGGCCGCGAAAGTTCGCGTTGGCGAAGAAGCGGCGCCAGGGCTTGCAGACGGCGGAGGCGCGGACGAGGCAGGCGGGCTCGTCCGGCGGAAGGCGGAGTAGGATCTCGTCCACGAGCTCCGGCGGAAGGCGGAGGAAGAAACCATCGGCGGGCTCGCCCATCagcgctggcggcggcggaggcgagggttTGGGGAAGGTTGGGGTGCGGCGGAGGCGAGGATTTGGGTGGGGGAAGGATGGGTGTGGCGGAGGCGAATCGAGTGCGGCCCCTAGACGGACCCGGTCGGTGTTGCATCGGTTCGTGGGTACACGGTTCGGTTTAGCCAAGCTGCTTGAGTTTTTTTTTTAATTATATAAGGCTAAACAGTCTCCCTTTATTATTATTGATTAATGGAGTAAATAATAGCACAAGGTTCATTCCATAAAAAAACAAGGTTCATATAGGGATATAATGTATGTCAGGGGCTGAAGAAGCCACAAATGACCATGACTATGTGCCTTGATGATGTAGTTGTTCCTTTTACATTATAGTATTGTTTTAAATCATGATTTTGCCTATTCCCCTAAAACTGATTTGTGGCACATAAATCAAAATTATAATGTTTTAGCATCGTACAACACAATAATCCCCTCAATTACAATGAATGTTCAAATCTGAATAACTATACAATAACAAATTGTCCGGAACCGAAAGACATGAATACAAATAAGATCAAATGAATAAAATGGGAGTCTATCTCCCATACAGTTGCCAGCGGTGCTCAATGAGGTCGTCGCGGAGTTGGTTGTGTGCGGCATTGTCCTGAATCTTCCTGTAGGTCTCAAGAAATGCAGTGATCTCATCTGGGTCCTGGCAGACACGGCTGCCAAAGTAAAACTCTAACTTTAAATCCCTCTCGGCCTCGATGGTCATGTTGTGTATAATTCCACATGCAACCACAATATTTGAGAGGGATTTTTTATCCTAGTAGCAAGTAGGACCTCCAACAACGGCAAACCGAGCTTGCAACATACCAAATGCCCTCTCAATATCCTTTCGACATGCTTCTTAAGTTTGGGCAAAAAAGTTTGTTTCCTGATTTCTAGCTTACTGATGGTATTCACAAATGTTGCCCACGAACAACGGCGAAGACAGCAGGGACCAGCAAGGGCCAAGGCCCGGGCCAACATGCCAAAAAAAAATTTAGAGCAGCGATTTTTTGTTTCAGAAGTTGTGTGTTATGCTGTTCTGGGCCTTGTGGCCCTCCCTAACCGATGAGCAAAAGCAAAAGTGGCACAATGAATCCTGTACAAGGCTTGACTTTTCTCTAGTGTTATTCTATCCCAATTCCCAAAAGCTAATCCCAAACACAAAGAGGCAAAGCCACCCTCGTCTTCCAACCACACATGATTCCTCTTCCCACCTTTCCCTTTCCTTGCCCCCCCTTTGCTCTGCTCATCCATGGAGACAAACCACTAGCCCCCAAATCTCCTAAATCTTTCTAGTTGCTCTCTCCTGTAACTGTTGCAGCTCCGCCGGCCGGCTGGACGACTCATCTTTCTTCAAGCCGCTGCAAGCACACAAGAAGAGGTATATATTCTTGATTTGAGATCTCCCTTTCTCTATCTCTCAGATCTGAAATTTGttctataatttttgtttggcTTTTCAATTCTCTAAATTGGATAGTCTTATAGTGGTCTGTGTTTAATTTTTCTAGGGTAATCGGTTGTCTCCATGGCCAAAAATAAAAGAAAGCTTGCAACACTGCATTCTTTTTTTGAGAAGAAAAGAAGAACTGATGATGTTCCAGAACAGATTAATTTGGTTGATGCCCCTCCCTTGGTAGATGAAGAAGAGCAAGTAGATGAACAAGAACAAGTAGAAGAAACACCACATTTCAGTGAGTTATATGTGGATTTCATTAATCCTCGTGCGAAGGATGGGACTACAGTTGAGCACCATTATCGCTGTGACATTTTCATGGTTGCTGTTGATCAGCAAGCACAAGAGCTGAATTGTAGATTCAACAAACAAGCAACAGAGCTTCTCATCCTGTGTACTTCCTTGGACCCAAAAGATTCATTCCGTTCATTTAACATATATAATATATGTTCTCTGGCTTCAAAGTTCTATCCTGCTGATTTTAAAGAACAAGAAATGAATAATCTAATATGTCAGTTACGACATTACGAGAATATTGTACCCACAAGCCCAAAGTTTCAGAATTTGACAACTATATCAGAACTTTGTCAACGACTTGCATCTAGTGGAAAATCAGATGAATATTACTTGATTGACAGGTATCTAATGTTCTCTGTTCCTGTATTGGTTGATTTATTCCTTGCTAAAAATTCCAACTACTTCTTAATGTGCAGACGCATTCGGCTTGTTCTTACTTTACCGGTTTCAACGGCAACGACAGAACATGCATTTTCTGCCATGAAACTTGTGAAGACAAGGCTTCGGAATAAAATGGAAGATGGATTTCTAAGGGACTGCTTGTTAATTTATATTGAAAAGGAGATTGCTGTTGGAATATCAACAGATGCAATTATAGATGAGTTCGATGAACCATCACGTTGAGTGCCATTTAGTTGAAGGCTCGGAGCAAGTTAGTTTCTCTATCTTCTATTATCTAGATTTTTCTTTTGTGTGATGTACAATTGAAAAATTGCATATCCTCTTGTATCAACGGTGAATGGTGGTGTAATGAATGAAAAATATGCTATTACACCTGCTtcactgtttttttttttgacCAAAAATTTGTACGGAAGTGTTGCTGCCTTCAGTCGGCCCGTGTTATACATtttttctggctccgccactgcccaCGAAGGATAGATATCGTCGGCAAGATAATACCCCATGCTATAATCATGTCCATTAAGGGTGTAATTGCAAGCCGTCGCTTTTCCACTAGCTAGCTGCGCAAAATGATATGATCTATGCAgtacattgatatcattgagacaCCCTGGCAATTCAAAGAAGCAATGTCAAATCCACAAATCATGTGAAGCTACGGCTTTGAGCGGGTTTACGGCCGATGTACTGCCCGACCCAAGCTTTAGGGCAGTTCTTCAACCTTGAGTGCATGCAATCCACACCCCCAAGCATGCCCGACCATCCTCTTGCTTTGTTCATTGATGTCAACTTCTTTGTGTCCTCCTCACTGGGAGCTCAGAGGTACTCGGGACCAAAATCCCGGATCAGTGTCTTGGCAAACACCTGAATGCATTTGAGCGCGGTATTGCTACTTGTAAATATGTTGTGATTTCTACGAAGAGGAAGGATGAtgtagtatttccctcagttaagaaccaaagtTTATCGAACCAATAGAAGACGACACACAAATAActttagcagtacctacacacacaaacaaatgcttgcacccaacaaAGACAAGGGAGCGTCACTCCCCTTGTCCTTTCTATTTGCAAGTATCAAATCTGGTAGTGATAGATATATTAAATAAATGTAAAAGGAAATAGTGAGGGATGATAAGATTTGTTTTATTATAGAGGTGAATGGACCTAGGGGTCATAGCATTTACTAAAGACATCTCTCATAAATAACaccggtgggtaaacaaattactgttagacaattgacagaaaagcgcatagttatgctGATCATCCATGGCATAATTAATATATATAGGCATTATGTGTGTGGCAAGTAGACCGTTAAAAACTGGCACTGTTACTCCACCcaagaccgctatccaacatgaatctcaaagtattaagttcatgaaaaacagaTAATATGAAACAATATAATAATACCCACTCATCTCTTTTCTTATTTAATTGTATGCCACCTCAGCAAAAATGCCTATTGGATTGCATGATACTACATATGATACTCTCATTGTGACCTATCTGAAGAGAAGAGGCTTTGGTTGGTGGATAAAGGCAACATTGATTAGAAATTAAAGTTGGTTACTCAAAATCTtcattaggctggttgtaatgggaagtatcatatactagtatcataaggctggtcgtaatgggagtatcataagtagtatcatgaatgccaactagactttttggatgaggtgacacataattaaataaggaaagagaggatgtggtatcatattatgataccgtatcatattaaatgttgtactactttgtgtcatgcatgtcaattaataaggcaacttaagatactaacttatgatactatgcattatggaagtagtatcatacacttgtatcatatgtatgatactagtatatgatctcCCCATTACGACTAGcctaaagtagtatcatagatagtattatttattgccatgcatgacacatactagcatagaatttattatgatacggtatcataatatgatacccaaccctctctttctttatttaattttaagacacctcatcaaaattgcctagttggcatacATGATACTAACTATAATACTCCCACTACGACCGGCCTTATGTGAATGCCATCCTGTCGGCGATTGGAAGAGGCCTTCCATTATTTATAGTGATCAAGAATGTTACCTGCAGCGCCTTGGTGCGGATCATGATGGAGGAGGTGCAAAGAGTAAGCGTCATGGCTGGCGGTGGAGGCCCATAATGTGTGACCGATTGATTTCTTCTGCCTGTGCACTGCAGCCACGTACTCGTACCTATGAGCTGAGATGAATTCGTTCAATAAATAATGCTCAGTCTTTTAGAGCATTTATTAAAAGCATATTGTTGGATGGAGTACTCCCTCGAGTCCTTTTTAGTTCACATAtaaggtttgtctgaagtcaaaccttGTAGATTTTGACCAATTTtatagaaaaaaaatactaaaattcACAATGTGAAATCATTATCGCTAGATGCGTCATGACTTAAATTTTTATTATGTATAAAACAATGCCTGTGTGTTGCAatgggatataaatattctagtacgttagcttgtgatttacctgtcaataataatgcgattgtgtaaataaatgtttatcaaattctgaccatgaaataccttatattttgattagaagtttggtaagtaaattaaagtggaattggtTCCGAAGGTAAGTATATTAAGGTtattgattatcatatacatggaatgttggacgaaggggtggtggaaagaaaggtgaaatgagaaccttacattctttttaagtagtatagatagatagataactTTAGCATTGTAGATAtttatattttttcatataaatatggtcaaactttatgaagtttgactttagacaattattatatgtagagtaaaaaggaccggagggtgTACTAGAAGAAGAACAGCTACTCAAATGTAACACTTGCATGAATCACCTCAAAGGAGAAGAAATGGGCATTTGACAACATATCATTAGCACTTGAGCGGATGtacagcagcagcaacaagaagaagaagaccaaacTGCAATACAAGTGTTGAGCTAGCCACTCCTACTCATTCAAACACTAAAGTGATGACAACCTCCTCCCCCATCACATTATCTAGAGTCTGCCAATTTCCTACCTCATTTTTCTCTCAGCAAGGCCATGATTGGAACCCTCTCAACCATTATGAATGGGTACTACACTCCCTTATCTAAGGACCCATCATGTTAAAAAAATCACATATATGAATATCTAAGGACTCCCAAGTAAAAAAACAAAACTTCCCATGTTTATATACATTTTACTTTAATTAAACTACGACATGGTTGATAGCACAATGAAGACATAATTTTCTCTCTGGGTAGTTCGAAATACGCTTCTGCACTTTCTAAATTTCACAAAAGACATGAAACCAAAATACCTTGGtgatacatcttcaacgtatctataatttttgattgttccatgctattctattatcattcttggatgttttacaatcattttatatcattttttggtactaacctattgacgtagtgcccagtgccagttgctgttttctgcttgttttttacatcacaggaaatcaatatcagacggagttcaaatgcaacgaaactttttgtggaatttttatggaccagaagacacccaatgggccggagaagcacctagaggatgccccgaggggggggggggcacaacccaccagggcgcgcctgggcccccaagcgcgcctaggtgggttgtgcccacctcggtgtcctcccgcaccgcctctttgctctataaataccccaattttccagaaaccctaggggagtccacgaaaatcaattccacccaccgcaagttccagaaccaccagatccaatctagacaccatcacggaggggttcatcatcctcattggtgcctctccgatgatgcgtgagtagttcattgtagacctacgggtccgtagttagtagctagatggcttcctctctctcttttgattctcaatacaatggtctcttggagatccatatgatgtaactctttcttgtggtgtgtttgttgggatccgatgaactttgagtttatgatcagatctatgtttttatccatgaaagttattcgagtcttctttgatctcttatatgcatgatttcttatagcctcgtatttcttctccgatatttgggttttgtttggccaacttgatctatttatctttcaatgggaagaggtgctttgtgatgggttcgatcttacggtgcttgatcctagtgacataaggggaaccgacgcatatgtatcgttgctattaaggataacaagatggggtctatttctacataaaaagatcttgtctacatgatgtcatcattcttattgcaataatctatttttccatgaacttaatacactagatgcatgctggatagcggtcgatgtgtggagtaatagtagtagatgcaggcatgagtcggtctactaatcttggacatgatgtcgatataatgatcattgtctggatatcgtcataattatttgaagttctatcaattccccaacagtaatttgtttacccaccgtttgctatttttcttgagagaagccactagtgaaatctacggcccccgagtatcttctttattatatttgccttcgtgatctatttttatttgcttttattttcagatctactaatccaaagatacaaaaataccttgttgcaatttgtatctatttattttatctcgcattcccgggagatctatttatccaatctactacaagtTTATCTACCTTTTTAcctgtgagggattgacaacccctctcttacgtcgggttgcaagtatttgttctttgtgtgcaggagttgtttacgtggtgttgcgtggttcttgatacatctccgtcgtatctataattttttattgttccatgccaatattctacaacttttacatacttttggcaactttttatactatttttgggactaacatattgatccagtgcccaatgccagttcctgtttgttgcatgttttttctttcgcagaaaatccatatcaaacggagtccaaacgggataaaaacttacggagatttttttggaatacat
This window contains:
- the LOC123131104 gene encoding uncharacterized protein, with the protein product MAKNKRKLATLHSFFEKKRRTDDVPEQINLVDAPPLVDEEEQVDEQEQVEETPHFSELYVDFINPRAKDGTTVEHHYRCDIFMVAVDQQAQELNCRFNKQATELLILCTSLDPKDSFRSFNIYNICSLASKFYPADFKEQEMNNLICQLRHYENIVPTSPKFQNLTTISELCQRLASSGKSDEYYLIDRYLMFSVPVLVDLFLAKNSNYFLMCRRIRLVLTLPVSTATTEHAFSAMKLVKTRLRNKMEDGFLRDCLLIYIEKEIAVGISTDAIIDEFDEPSR